ATTTTGcaaactctacacactaacaACCACAAAACCTTATACATCCCTTGCAAAAAAAACTATTGTTGCAAATatcttcaaattattttttaaaaagtgtttttgtattaatACAGTCACACAAACTATAATTTGAATAAGCTCATAACGCACCTTCTACACACTGACAGTATAAATGAAGAACACTTTTGacatacatgtagtaaacacacacacacacacacacacacacacacacacacacagacacacacagacacacacacacacagtaagtgTGTTCAGAGATCTCTCTTCTCACGTTGCTGACAAGGCCAAATTCAATCTGATGATCAAGATTTCAAGTGCAGCAGCAGCGACACCTTGTGGTCAGGATATATAGTGCAGCTGTATTTAGTTTTAATGGTGGTCCTCCTTCCTGTGATATCATTATTGCCCACATTGTAAAATGAATGTGGGACAGTCCTTTGGtgatatttgcacatttgtcaGAGTATGATTAATCTTTTAaagtttgaccctcctgctctacagtgttttaaattattatattttacactAGGGTTGAATGAGAGTGTTATCAATGTAAATATGTTGGCAGCTATAAAGATTATCGAGAATTTAAAGGCACATTTTAGCACATGTCACTGAGATAGTTCAGTGCTTATTATTAATATGTGCTCAGAATAGGACGATACTATTTAATCCTTtatctgcacattttattttcatgatgtTTGTTTCCTAACTTGTGTCAAATACATAAAGATGTATTGTTATAGTTAAAGGTTGTTGTATGATTTGATTATGACATGATAATTGAAACAATActgtctttattctttttactcTATTCTTTATTTCCCCTCCACTGTCAGGTAACTccctttgataaataatcatcagtaattggatataatgacaaagtgggtaaaaggtcaATAATAGAACAGATAAAAcaatctggtaagttcagaagaTGTTCTTATATTTTCCAAAGACAATAGTTTAAACACTACAACAAACTTCAGTAGAGCAGTGGGAATATATTTAGCAGCTCTGATTTAAGACAATTACCAACATCACAGGTGTATTATTATAGTTGTTAATAATTATTAACATATTAATCTTCATTATATAGTCTGATATGAGAGGAGCGTCACATTCAGCCTCTTTTCATGtccagaaacaacaaaacaaactctACAGCTGAGAGTGTGTTTCTAACCAACAGCAGCACGTTAACTGTCAGGTTTAGCTgccaaataaaagaaacaaaagacacaaaatggcGGAGAGATGACTCTGCTTCGTGGGCGGGGCTTCTGACAGTTGGCGCTACATGTCCTCTTTCACGTCCGCAGGCGTGCTATAAATTCTGCAGCTCTTACAGCGAATTTCACATTCATCTTTTAACGTTTGTTAAGAAGATCAGAGACAATGAGCGGAAGAGGCAAAGGAGGAAAGGGACTCGGTAAAGGAGGCGCTAAGCGTCACCGTAAAGTCCTCCGTGATAACATCCAGGGAATCACCAAACCCGCCATCCGCCGTCTGGCTCGCCGCGGCGGAGTGAAGCGTATCTCCGGTCTGATCTACGAGGAGACCCGCGGTGTGCTCAAGGTTTTCCTGGAGAACGTGATCCGGGACGCAGTCACCTACACCGAGCACGCCAAGAGGAAGACCGTGACCGCCATGGACGTGGTTTATGCCCTGAAGAGGCAGGGCCGCACTCTGTACGGCTTCGGAGGTTAAACATCATCCTGCTCCTTAAACACaaaggctcttttaagagccaaCCACTCACTCTGAGAGACATCCTGTTACCTGTTATACATGTTACGTATTAGTAATGTTGtgtatatataaacatgttagTATATCACGTTAATAATTTTGTCAACAAATGTGTGATTACGTAAACGCATGCACCAGTAGCCCATTTTCAACTCCGTATACTATTCACTTCAAATCTCATGCTATAACATCAAACCCAGGCACATTATTAATACTTATATTGCTCTTGTACACTATATACTTTTTGTGTTGTGCCACCCATTAACTTAGCTGTCCTGTGACAGATCATATATGTTATGTATTTATGGTAAATGTGAAACATGAACAGACCATCTGGCACTTCTGTTATACATGTTATGTATTACTAATGTTTGTAATGTGGTGTGTATATAAACATCATTTAAACTAATACTAATTTTCACTCGTACTACAACATCAAACCCAGGTCTATTATTTAATACTAATGTCGCCTGTTTACATAATTTGCAACTCATTTATACTCCCTCAGATGTCCTGTGGTGAGTTATGTTAGTATTGTTGAATATAAACATGTACCAGTAGTTCAACTGTAATACTGTCAACATAAACATGTAACCCAGGCATATTAATATACATATGATCATGTATATACAtaatactattttatttttttattacctgATTGAGCCTCGCACTAACTCTGAGCTGTCCTGTGATTAATTATATATGTTAGAAATGTTAAACATACATACTTACAAACCCATAAGTTACTGCTATATGcattattttttcacttaaCCAGTGCAATGACCATCACACCCAAGGTATATGTTTTAGCACCAGTGTTATAAGTGCAATAACATACTATACGTTATTACAGTAACTCAGATGTCTTGTGATGAGATAGTAAtattatacataaacacatgtacCAGTAGGTTTTCACTTTAAACTCATCAAACCCAGGCATATTATTCATCACCATTATTGCACTTGTACATAATACTattgtactatatatatatttactggTGGcctattgtgttgtgttgagcCACCCAGCTCAAAGCTCTCCTGTTCATAAGTTAATAACAGTTTAAATATCTAATTTTActgtttacatatttatttttgttttggacaGCATTTGTCAAAGTTTCAAGCCATCATATAGTTATTGAGCcttaataaaatactttttctaCAAACTCTGACAGTTGACAAGTTAGTAATGT
This Scomber scombrus chromosome 14, fScoSco1.1, whole genome shotgun sequence DNA region includes the following protein-coding sequences:
- the LOC133993891 gene encoding histone H4 — its product is MSGRGKGGKGLGKGGAKRHRKVLRDNIQGITKPAIRRLARRGGVKRISGLIYEETRGVLKVFLENVIRDAVTYTEHAKRKTVTAMDVVYALKRQGRTLYGFGG